The following DNA comes from Candidatus Poribacteria bacterium.
TCACGTTAGTTATTAAAACAATAGGAGAAACAAGTTATGACACGCCTCAGAAATCTCATCTATAGCACGTTCGTATTTGCTTTACTCCCGTTCGTGATGCTCGGTTGTCTTTCCATGGCAGCGCAGAACACGGTTCGCGTTGATGGCGGTATGACAGAGACATTTGAAATGTCCGAGAGCGGTACAGGCGCAATTCAGAAATGGATACTCCCCGAAAGACGTTCTATCAGTCGCATTGAGATTCATTTTGACCCGATTGACCCACTGAAGAATATGACTGTTTACGCTCGGATGGGTGAAAACAATTGGCGAGTCGTCAAGGCAATCAAAACGCCGATTCGGACATCGCCGTATATCATTCGGGCGCCGCTCTCCACAGATGCCATTCGCGTCGTGTTATCATCGTCTATAGGGATGATTGACCGGATAGTCCTTTACGGCGCAGAATCGAGCAAATCAACCGAATAGAGATCGTCCAACATTTTCTCACGTCCAATCGGAGGAACCACGGTAAATTGTTTTATACTAAAGTCGAAAAATATGTAGACAGTTGCGCAGCGAAACAACCCTCCGCACCGCTGACGAGGTTTGTATCCTCGCCTCTTTAGAGTGTCTAATTGATTCTTAACTTTACTATAATTTGCCTTTTTGACACAATTTTTCAACATTTTTTACACATGCCTGTCTAATTGTGGTAGACTGTAATACAATTTCCTAATTGGCAAACCGGAATGCAGATATTCTTTGATTTTTTAACGCTACCCCCACTTGTAACGCTTGGTGCTGATGCCCTCAGAGTGTTACTTTCATTCGCGCTCAGCGTTTTTATTGTTAACATCTACGTGTGGACCCACGCCAAAGTCCCACAAAAATCGTTCACCGACACCCTCATCATCTTATGTATGCTGATTTCTGTGGTGATGGTGATTATCGGGGACAGCATCGCACGAGCATTTAGCCTTGTTGGTGCCTTGTCTATTATCCGATTCCGCACTGCCATCCAAGATCCACGCGACATCGGTTTCGTTTTTTACGCGTTAGGGGTTGGGATGGCAGTTGGTGCCGGAAACCCATCTGTCGCGATTCTGGCGACCTTTCTTATCGGAACCATTATCCTCTGTATGTACCATTGGCATCAACGTTTTGGGAATGATAACGAATTTAGTCTCGAACTCTGCTTACCACCAAATCAGGATCTCGAAACCATCTTTCGTCCGGTTTTCGATAAGTATCTGATTTACGAACGTCTACTCGAACAACGCATCAAAAAAACACAGCTGATTGAATTGACATATCGGGTTAGATTGGCAAATCCGCAGGAATGGCTCGCTTTTTTTAACGAACTTTCAGGAATTGAAAACGTCACAGACGTGAAAATGGATAAAGAATGAACATAGCAGACGGAGAAATCCCGAACTTTTCTACGCTGTCCGAATCCAAAATTGAAAAGGAGAATACTATGAAACAACTTAAATCAATAATACTCATTATGCTCATAATTATGGGTTGGGCAATACACGCCAATGCGCAAGACAATCAGGAAA
Coding sequences within:
- a CDS encoding DUF4956 domain-containing protein, which codes for MQIFFDFLTLPPLVTLGADALRVLLSFALSVFIVNIYVWTHAKVPQKSFTDTLIILCMLISVVMVIIGDSIARAFSLVGALSIIRFRTAIQDPRDIGFVFYALGVGMAVGAGNPSVAILATFLIGTIILCMYHWHQRFGNDNEFSLELCLPPNQDLETIFRPVFDKYLIYERLLEQRIKKTQLIELTYRVRLANPQEWLAFFNELSGIENVTDVKMDKE